The window ctctaCTGGCAGGGTAAAGCAATGCAAAGATTACTATGAAATTCTGGGAGTAAACAGAGAAGCTTCTGATGAGGACTTGAAAAAGGCTTATCGGAAACTTGCACTGAAATTTCACCCGGATAAGAACCACGCACCGGGGGCTACAGAGGCGTTTAAAGGTAAAGAACATTTCCAACTTTGTGATTTGCCCTCAACTATCAGGTGATGGTGCTGAGTTGGGCTAGCAAAGACTCTTAAAAACAACTTCACGAATCGGGCGGAGTGAAATATATCTCTTCTTAGTAAAGTTGTATCTCTTCGTCTGAGCACGTCGTATTATGAACAAAGCATACTCTAAGcttaaaattatattcataGGTTGGCATGGGTAGGCTTCACCTCTGCTTGGCATGGACAGGCTTCACCTCTGCTAGCTGGACAAGGAGAAACTTTCCCTTTCTCCTAGCAGCCCTTCCTGTGTGATGCTCCATCTTTCTGCCATGCTGCCCAGGAGGAAATTCCCTCGGGATGTTAGccatctggggttttttttggagagATGCTGGAGCATTCACCTGGCAGGGAAAAGCTCCAAGTCCTGCAGCCATCCAGCACGGGGCAGGTGCTGGGGTGCACCCCTGTATACTGACAAATCCAGTAGAGGCCCAGTAAGTTGTGCAGCACCAGGGGCAGCCTTTGTGTTCATGAATCCCTCGAAGGGAAAACTGCTGGGCAGGCCCCATGGCAGGAAACCCATCTTCTTCAGAACTGATGTTCAGACCCTTCCACTCCTTGAGCATTTCAGGCAGCCAATAAGCCTTCACGTTTCTAAACAAGCACTCAGTACCCGACCCTTGTGAAAGGCAGCGGGTGGAATAGGTGGGTAGAAACCCCAGGTGAAAATTTCTAGGGTGAAACTGCCCCAGCCATACAGCTGAGCCCAGCCAGACTCAAAAAAGGTCACCAGGAGCTTCAGTTCTGCTGTAAAGAGCCTGGTTCTCAAGGCCTCTCTACAGATGCGGCAGGGGTGTTCCCTGGGTAATAAAATGCCTTAAAACTGGAGCTGTTTTCCGAGAGAACTCCTGTTGCTTGGAACATACAACCCCATTTTCCTTTGCAAGCTGTGGAAGCTTGATTCTTGTTGTTGAGCTAAACAGAGAATTTCTCGATGCCAGTTGTACAGCGCTGATGTTGCAGTGTTAAGCCATTTAAATACCATGGTCTGATTCTGGCCATCTTGGGAGTGAAATGGATGAGCcttctgctggagcagggagcaagGCTAGCCTGGTGCGAGTGTATCGATACAGTGTTCGGGTAAGCTTCTAGCAGACATTAATTCAGCGGTAAAAGTCTTATGTAAGGTTTGTTCAAGTCTTTTAAGACTTAAATCCGTCACTGATAAGTATGTTGCTGTTAGCAAATAACGAGCTGACCCCCAGCTACTTGGGAAAGCCTGTTTTAGTACGGGGGCCAGATTAAAGAGTGAGCATCTGCAGACATCTATCTATGCCGCATGTGCAGTAAGCTGCTGTTTGATAGTTTATCCTTCAATCCTTGCTAAGTGGCGAAAGGCAGGTTTCTTCACCTGTAATCTTAAATAATGATGTTTGACGAAGGTTTTGACGAGAGTTACATGCCAGGAGTCGTGCGTTAAGCAAGGTGCCCTTTATCCTCCACTGCAGAGCTATCTGCTCTCAGGTTATCTCTCGTCCCAGCCTTGCCTCGTTGGCTCCCCCGTCCTTCAGCCCCCAAGCTGAGCTCTGAGTTTGCAGGGTTTGCTGGAGTCCAGCTGTTTGGTTCCAGAGGGTGAAGGGGGAAACGTGCACTGCTATGAGGATTtagttaattttttcttatgttgATGTATTAGCTGAAGTCTTGGCATTCATCTTCCCAGTGACAGCTGATAAAGCGTTACGTCTTGTCCCGAGACCTTGTTTCAGTCCATAGTTGCAGTTGGCTGTCTTGTAGCAGATTTGCATCATTACCTTTGGCTGACGTTGGAAAAAGAGTTGAACCTGGCTACTTTGAGCTAAAACCCTGATTTGGAATGAGGCGTTTCTGGGACTTTGTCAGCAGAAAATCAGACAACGAACAAAACCCTGAACCACTCCATTTTCATTGCTTAACTGCACAGTTTGAAAGAACAAGCTAACATGCTGAGAGTCAGTCCTCGTCGTCCAGCTTCCTTGCCTGGTTGTAGAAATGTTTGCTCTGTGTGCACTAATTATAaccaagaaggaaaacaagcgTATTGACATTACATCCTCCACGCTCCAAATCTCTAGTCCAAGGAGAAACCGTACACCTCGATCTGACTAGTGGGAAAATGTTGAATCTTGGAGTTAATCTCCTCCAAAGGACATGAATATCCCTTTTCTATCACTTCTGCCCCTGCCTTTTACACACCAGACGACTGCTGCCATGAAGACTTTCACCTCCTTGCcatgcagggaggagagaggataGGCTCTGCAGTCACGCAGGGAGGCCCTTGGGTAGGTTGGTACAGCGGGGAAGTGCTAAACTGGAACGTGTTGAGAGAGAAGTATGGAAATAGGAGGGTGGCAGGCAGACGTTCTGGTAGAAAGGCTCAAACGtgctgaggttggaaggagAGTGACCTGGGGAACTGGCCGGGGTTTAGTTCCAGTACATTTCCACTGTCACAGACACTGGTTAACAGTCCTGGTAATTATGCACCTTGCTTCTGGCATCAGGAAGTTTTGAAATTCATAGCTGACAGGCACAACTTCTAGCCAATGTTTCCTTACAGCTTTTGTGGGAGGTTTTTAAGCCCCTGTCAGTGATCTAGCCCGTATTTAAATTCTTTGCAGTTCTGGTTTTAGGCTATGACATTGAATTCCCTTAATACCACTTTTGAATAAAATTTGTCAACTGAAATTGTGTTTTCCTATACAGTTGCTTACGGCTGAAGGATTTTGGCATTAGttgttgaaaagaaataacaagttTAATTAAGTGAAACATGTAGCTGCTCTACCACCAGTATTTCCTTCGCAATTCATAGTTTCATTCATCCAAGAGGGTTTCTCTGGGGACATATAGCAAATTCATACCAGGCATATCATAACTCCTTCATTTGAATTAATTAAGGCCTTTTTCATTGAGTCTCTCGGTGTGGTTTCCTTCTGTCTGTGTTTGCCAGAGAAGCGTGCCAGGTACTAGTGCTGCACCACTGAAGTAGCCTGTTGAAAAGATGTGGGTAGCTGAGAATCTCGTTTGTGTAAAGAGAAAGGGAAGTCCCAGCAGTTTGCAGGGCTAAATGTATTatctgcagaagaaagaggCTAATTGCTTCCTTATTGTCAATATTCCAGCCATTGGTAACGCGTACGCAGTATTGAGCAACCCGGAGAAGAGGAAGCAATATGACCAGTTTGGAGACGAGAAACTCAACCCTGCTCGGCACGGACACAGTCACGCGGACTTCCACCGCGGGTTTGAGGCAGACATCTCCCCCGAGGACCTCTTCAAcatgttttttggtggtggttttccTTCTAGTAAGCACGTTAAACCTTAATCTCTTGAATGGGACCCGATCCTTTTGACAGAGCAACAATGCAGTAGTGAGTTATTTGGCCGTGCAAGGATTGCTGAGTTTGATGAAAGAGAGTTCTCCTTCACACATATCCTAAACACCTAGAGTTTTCTAAATTGTTCAGATGGGTACTTGGAGAACTCAGCATCCAGCAGGTAACCATCAGAGCTGGACTTCTTCCCAACTTCAGGTATTTGTTTGCATGCTAGCAACATTAGCTGTTATTAGGTTGGGTTGAatgttagaataaaaaaaatgacTTGTTTTAAGGCTAGTTGTAAAAATAATCCTGATTTAAAGAAGGCTTTTCTGCCTGGTGGTTTTAGAAGTTAAATCTTCTCATCAGAACAAACTATGCTAATGCCTGGGCCTTGTTCTTGATCTGTATCTGCTCTGCCATGCAGCTGAAGCAGTTTCTCCGAGATCAGCACTAACTTCCTTCTTTTCACTGTGTCCTGTAAAAAAGAGGGAAGTGTTATTTCTAGAGCATAATTTAAATCTCTTGAATTGAAAACTAAATCTGTGTCCTGTCTACCCACAGTGCAGATCATGGTTTGGGTAGCAGGAAAGAACTGAGTGACTCTTCTTTCACTTGATCAGTTCCAATCAGAAAGACACAGATTTAATGTAAGGATAAGGGTATTTTAGAAGACTCCCTTGTATTCGCTCTAGTCATATTTGACTGGCAGTGGAGGCAGCGGTTATTTGACCTCTGTGGATCaaccttgaaaaataaatatttttgtttcagttgagAAGATTTACTCTGGTAGCTCTTTCCTATCTGGTATGTGAGAATTAACACACTAACGTCAAGCACTTGCAAAGGCACCTTGAAGCCTTTTGCAGCATTCATGTTCTGCCTGTCAGAGAGGTAAAGCTACTCCAGTAGAAACAACAGGTTGCTATTTTAGCTCAGTCTTTTTATCCTTTCCTCACTGTCCCAGGAGAATTCAGGACCGCTTTCTCAGCTGGTCTCCCTTTCGTCTGTAgttttgacatttaaaacaaGACACGGAAGAGCTCTGGTTTTAGGGTGGAAAGACtaccaaaattatttctttttgtgattAGTTTTAATCTAAAGTAAATTCAGTTAGAAGTGGGGAGGCCTGTACAAGATATTCTCTCTACatggctgaccctgctttgagcaggaggttggacttcccgaggtcacttccaacctgAATTTTCATATGATCCTGCAAGATCCTGTAGACGGATCTCTGTGCCCACCACCAGTTCGCCTTCAGACATATCTGTTCAGTACACCTTAGGAATACTTTTTCAGCTGTGGCTTATACAGCTCATTTTGTAAACAACTGCTTCGGGTGGTGAATAGAATACGAATTCTTCTGTCAGTCTCCTGTGAAGTCCTATATCTGCTTCCCCCTAAAGCTACAGCCTCTCTATCAAGACAGCACGATGGAGTGGCTTGAGTCAGGGGCTTCAGCCACATGGCCTGCTGACCAAAACTGCGGACACCCACCTGGGACATGTGCAGGGGTCTCGGGAATAGCCCGAGTCTGTCACATCACCGTTGCACTGCGAtgtcccagctccagcctggaaGCAGGCCGGCGGGGCAGATGTGCTGTCCTTCTTCCAGCGCCAAACTGGCTGCTGGCTACGTGAGGTGGGCTGAACTGAGAGCGGTAGTAACATCAGGCCAGATCGAAGCGTGAGCACAGCGTGGATTCCTTTGCGATCTCTATGTCCTTATGTCTTTGCTGAGTGTGGCCCAAACCAAAGAAACGGATCAAGCCCATTCTGACAACGTGCAAAGTTAAAATTCCTGAATTTGCTGCTGTCAGCACCCAGTCTACTTTTTCCTACTGTCTTTTTATTGGTGAGGCTGACGTGGAGCACGGCCGCTTTTTGTGGTTCCTTCCTGGCCAGCCTGCACCGTCTTACGTACTCTGACTTCCGTCTaagagttttcttttgcttatagGTAACGTTCACGTATACAGCAATGGCAGGATGCGATATACCTACCATCAGAGGCAGGACAGACGAGATCATCAGGGTGACGTAAGTGGACAACAGGCGGGGGGCTGAGAGTCTAAAGATTTTGCCGATACGTGAACTGCGAGCTAGTTGGCGTGGCTGTCTTGTGAAACAGCCCGCTTGTTTCCACcctctgaaaagaaagctgGAGTCGTGAGAATTGAGCTGCcttctgaattttcaaaataatacttTGTATTGTTCAAACAACAAACCAAGTTGCAGTTTAATTTACTGGTGGTTGTTCTCCCGGGACTCTCATCGCTGTCATCCAGTGGGGAAGTCGCTGGTGTGTCTTGAAACAGTGCCGCCTTGAAATGAGGTTGCACCAGTGAAGCATTCCTGTCTTTACCTCAGCATAAGCATTCCCTTTCTGATTTAATTCTGTAATTTCAAAAGGTAAATCCACTTTTCAGATAATATGGATACTTGTGGCTCCTCTCAGCATGAATTCATTCTCCCTTGTATTCCAGTATTGAAGATGGGGTGTTTCCAATCCGTGATGCTTCATTAACCAAGGGAGAAACTTGATAGCATGagcttatttttatgttttcccaTCACAGAAAATCTAAGTATATCTCCAGCACTCCAAGCCCTCTGGTCTAGAGAAGTGAGAATCAGGGATTTCCCATTTAAGAGTCCAGGGTTATGTCTTGAACGTTACTATTTTCTGGGGAGAGCCACttatacttttttaaaacaaacaaattccTGAGTATTTTTTCTCAAGCTTAAAGGGGAAGGTGTACTCTGCTGGAACTGGAGGAAGCTCAGGAGGTGAGGTAGAGGGGGAATTACTTTCATCTGACACTGAAGAGGGGAGAAGGCTTTCCATAAAACCAGTTCTGCTCACTAGCACAAGCAGGACAGAAACCACGTATGCTCTAGAAGAACGGAATATGGGCGTGAGGCTTCTGGAATTCACTCACAAGGTTCCCCCTGCCAGTCCCCTCTGCCCTTTATCACATCCAGAGAAGGGGCAGTGGGTTTGGACCTTCAGAGTCACGCTGCCCTTTCTGGAGAGGAACTGTGGGCTGCTGGGTTGCCCCCAGTTGTTTTGGGATGCCTCCTAAGCCAAATGCCTGCGAAAAGCAGGAGAATTGCGGTTGTGTtagggctgggagggcaggagagTGATGCTCTGGGTTCCTTGCATACAAGTGTATGGGTGGCACTCCACtgtgtgtttctgttctttcaggGTGGCCTTGGGTTGTTTGTCCAGCTGATGCCTATCCTCATCCTGATCATTGTGTCTGCTCTCAGCCAGATGATGGTCTCCAACCCACCCTACAGTTTGAGCATAAGGCCGTTAGTACCTGTTACTCTAAAACTTGTCCAGCTGGGGCAGTGGTTGGGTTCTGGAGGGCAGGGTGGTGCGATGGCGTAGGGATCTAGGCACTCtggttttcctgtcttttttattttttccctttatctcATCACACGTCAGCAAAGGCCTCCTGGTTCTCAGACAGGTCTTGAGATGGAAGGTGTGGGGAGGTTGCAGGGTGCTCACTTGCCTAAGGGAGGATGTTCTTTGACAGGGACCTTCTGCAGGCCATACCCACAGCTGGGTGTCATATAAAGGGACAGACGAAATGACTTTGTGAGACTGTAGCCCAGCACCAGGATCCCATATGCAGAACGAATTGAACTGTAGAGTTAAATTGGggtgtgaaaaacaaaagccaaatcTGTTTATGCCTAGTACAATGcaacagaggaagagaagaacaaatAAGACTCCTGTAGAGTAAAAGACACTCCCAGAGAAATCCTGGTTTTGAATTCTAATTTTGCCATGAAATAGCTATGCGAAAGTGAAGCTGTTTCATTCTAGATCCTGTGGAAATCCCCCAATCTGCTCACTTGGCTGACAAACGAAATGAGTCTTTATTCTTACTCACTTTGCAGTGCCAACAAAGAATGGGAAAACAGGCTTGATTTCTGACCGCTTGCATTATTCTTGACAAAAGCttaatgtattttcagtgcAAGTTCCTTATGTGTATTTAAAGAGACTTGATTAGACTTGGTTACAGCCAGTGGGCCCTGTGTAGTTTCACAGGTGACAACGTTTGCCACTGATGATGTTAAATACTATAAAACCCAGCTTAGCTTTCAGGTCCAAGGTAAAGACTATGACATTAGCGGTTGGAACCGGACGATGGAGCAGTTTTGAAGAGGGCACAGTTATGGGTTATTCTGAGAGGTTAAGGAATATTGAGATGTGATTTCTGCCGTTGATATTAGGACTATAAGCATTATATATGTGTACCAGTTTGTTTTATCCTGGTGAAGAGGTGGTTTATGGGGCAAGAAGATGTTCAGTGGAGGGCAGCTTTTAAGTAGGCAGAGGTTTGCTTCCAGCCTTGTCAGCTGTCAGAGGAGAGCCATCCGTGAGCCCCAGGTGTCTCTCTGCTGCTCAGCTCCCTGTTACCAGTGCTGTCGCTGTCTCTGCGTGCTCGGGTAGCAGCAAGCAAACCGATTTCCAAGTTTGGATTTGGACAAGAGCGGCGAATGAGCTGATGCAGTCCTCTGTCATCCTTCCTGAGTGACTGAGGCACTTCAGATGAAACGAGCTCGGGAGCAAAAGGCGTGCTGTGCCGGCAGGCGGTGCTGCTCGCTCGCGCGCGCAGCCAGGCCCCTTTTGCTGCCTGATGTAAAGGGAAGTGCTGAGCTTGGCTGTCATTTGGCAGAAAGCTGGAGCTCGCTGCACTGAATTCAGTGGGCGGAAGGCGAGAAGCTTTTGAACCTGGTGAGGTTTTAATGGCACACAGAGGTTTTAATGCCACTTCTTGATAGCGAAGCTGTCACTGAGAAAGGCAGAGTCCTAAAGAACCATTTGTCACTCTGTTGCCTTTGTAAATCTCTTCCAAAAACTAGGTTTCTGCTGAAAGACTTGTCTAGTTGTGGCCCTCTCTGTGCTACCCTGCTCTTTAATAACACCTCATGGAATCTGCCTGACTTAATTGCACGTCTGACTTCAGGTGGCAGGTCTCttgtgccaggtcctgcccttaTTTTCATGCTTTACACTCAAGCAGGCTGCTGAAGCTCTGCAAGCTTAAATACTCCACCTTTGAGGGCACGCTTTGTAGCCTCCATAGTTCATCTGCATACAGAAGACGAATATGAACTTTGGGAGAGCTTAGGACTCTGTCTTGACAGGTAAAATAGTGAGCTGACCTCCTCCCAGACTCCATCTCTGCcagcaggcactgctggagATGTGTTAGcctttgtttcaaaaaatgCCAAGAGAGCTTTTTGGCCATGTTCTGTCAATCCGGTTACCCACCGCTCGTCCCTGAGTGCTGGACCTTGATGAAACGTGCAGGAGTCTTTGAATCACTCCTGTAAACCCTGATAACAGGCTGAAGGGTGAGCCAGGTGAGTTAATGGTTACACCTGGCTTAAGAATCAGGCTTGCTTTTAatgcagcagccagctggtATTTATTATGGAAGACTTTGGGCACGTCTCCAGATGGAGCTGTTCCCGATGAATCCGGCGTTTGGGCACAGGTCCTGTGTTACAGCTTGCAAACACGCCCTAGTGAGTATCTCTAGGTCTGCTAGAGTGTTGGGGAAAATAAGTACAGGGCTCTGTGTGAAATGCAAATTCATGGGGGTAGGGTAAGACAAGATTTCCTTACAGAAAAGTGCTTTCTGTACTAGTCAGTGCAGGCTCGAGTGCAGAGCAGGTCTAATTTTGTTCTTGCAGCAGCAGTGTTCGTTGCAGCATGTGATGTGGTAGAGGAAGCTGACGCTCTTGGGGTTAGCAGATACAATAGCAGAGGGGACCAGGTCTGACCGAcaggcagctgtgctgagcGAGGGTTGCTGGGGAGCTGTGACAGCCGGCCCCGCACTGCCCTCGCCTCGGCGCTGCcgtgctgctctgtgcaggcGCCGTTCTGCCCCactggctgctctcaccctgcACCGCACGAGCATCAGCCTCCGAGCTTTGTAACCATCCCTGGGGCTCGCCGCCAAAACCAGATGATGGTGTCGTCAGCAAGGAAATTGCAGAGAGATTTAATTAGTGCTGAAAATTCTAATGAACACTTTATTTTAAGTGGGTTTGGGCCTTGGGCAATCTGCCTCAGAGTTATGTCTGTATTCGGAGCTCTGCCCACCTAGCTAGAGGCCTGGCAGGTTTTCTCTCCCTGTGTTGGCATTTCATTTCCACCAGAAATGCTTCCCCTTTCCAAACCTTCAAGTCTGTGGATGCACAGGAGTGACGTATGTTTTCAGTGGTTTGGTATCGTGGCATGTTGTACATTATAAAGAGTTTTTTGCTCTGCCCTTGAAGAGTGTCCTACACTGTTCTGACTCTTCTCCCTGAACTAGGTCTGTGGGTCACATACACAAGAGAGTGACAGAGCACTTGAAAGTCGTCTACTACGTATCTGAGAACTTCGCAGATGAATACACGGGCACAAACCTGAAAAATGTTGAAAGGAGTGTGGAGGACGACTATATTGCGAACCTTCGAAATAACTGctggaaagagaagcagcagagtgaGTAGTGTGGGCTCAGGAGCGGAGGGTCTTGGCTGCTGCGTGAGGTCAGCCTCAGAAAGGTCTTTACTGGGACCGGGGTTATGCTAAAGTTATACTTTAACGCGGTGCGCACACATTTCCTGTGTTGTtggctgctttatttttctgtctgtgacTTCATGGCAAATCCagtatgtgggttttttttgttttgttttgttttttaatgctgctgtaGAACTGGTCAGACAGGAGCTGTGCCCTGGAGGTTCCCTGCTGTGTCAGTAGGATATCTCTCTTTGCCAGTGGAGGGGGAAGGTTGCAGCCATTCCATTTCCAGGGGGCCCCCGATAGCTCTGTGTAATATTTTAGTTGTTTGAGGACCCTGTCTGGAAGTCCGCTGCCTGTGGTGTCCTCCATCCCACATCCCATCCCTGCTCAGGAGGCTGTGGTGGCAGCACTGGCATCGCCTTGAGTGCTGCTGAAGGCACGCAGAGTTAGGAGGGACAGCTACCCCGCCAGACAGCGTGAGAGGTGATCTGGCCGTCTAGCCAGGCAGCGGAGTGTGGCGAGGGCAGCAAACTGTGCGCCAAGTCCCAGGGGTGACCTGacctccctgcctgcccgctCCCAGCAGCGGGTGATTACAGAGCAGTGGCCAGGGTAGGATTTGAGTACCTGGGATGCAGGAGGGGCTGTTAAGAGCCCCCAGTGGTGCCAAACGAGGCCGATGCACAGAGCTCTGagcctctgcatttcttctttccccatgCAGCTGGGGTAACGTTTCTGTAGGCTGCTTCGTGTGCCTCCTGGGACGAGAGGCAGGCCCCGTCAGGCTCCTCAGGCTTTCCCTGGGATGGATGAGCTGTCAGCAGATGTTACACCCATCCTGTCCGAAAGGGCACGGGGCATTTCCTCAGCCTCATCGTGTGCTTCAGCTAGCTTTGAAGAACTCGAGATTTCTCCTGTTCCCAGCAGAGCCCGTGGTGGGACGTGGCCTGGTGGGTGGGTCTCCTTCTGCGTCAAGGCCGTAACGCTGGGCTTTTCCCTTTGCAGAGGAAGGCTTGTTGTACCGGGCGCGCTACTTCGGAGACTCGGACCTGTACCAGCGAGCACAGAAGATGGGCACCCCCAGCTGTAGCAGACTGTCAGACGTTCAAGCCTCTCTGCATGGATAGTTACCGCCTGCTCGCTCAGCAGAGGTCTAAGTACGAGCTGGTGACGCTTCccctggcagcagagcagggcatgATAGTGCTTTTCATACTTAAATCTCTGTTTGAGACACAGATCTTCACGAGTCTCCTCTGGATGCACGCGCATCACGGGGGGAAGCACCCCCCTCCGTCAAGCGTACACTCCTTCCTTGGGAAATCGATTTTGTTTAGTTTGCATGTCAGCACCCTCGGCTCTCTCCAAGCTCCCCATTTTCTCTGGCACTGTCGGCGTTGGGTCTCTAGGAACAGAGCAAAAGCCCTGGGCGTGTTGGCAATTCAGCTGAGGTCGTCTCAACCGCGCATCCGATACAGCGGCCGTGCGCGCCTCAGCCGGTTGGGAGTTCCTTACCGGCCGTGGCAGCCGGCCACCCAGCCGCCACGTCCTAACGAAcctttttttggttgctttattgtctgttttgctgaaaaagctGTTATTCCCCTGGCACTTGAAGCAATATGACAGGGAACGGACTCCTACCAAACAGATGTtccttgccccccccccccccgttgcCTTCCCATGACGCTCAAGGGGAACAAAGCAAATGGCCAGAGTTCACAGCAGGTGGTAGAAGTAACTTACTGCATTAAACTGGGAATCAAAGTAAAACCAGCTGAGGGGGAGTCCGGAAGCCTCGGGGGTTGGAGAGCTCGGATTAAGGCGAGCCCAGATAGCACGCCTGAGCCCGGGTGTGTTGGGTCATGGGGGAAGTGCAcgaaaataatggaaaaaaaaaattggcatgGAGTTTGGAGtcctttttctgcttaattATCTGGGCTGACTTCACCAACCAGATACTGCTGGGGTGCCTGTAAAACATACAGGTCCCTCCTGCCacaaaagtatttgaaaacagGGTTTCTATAGAAAATAAATCGGAGGTGAAGCTTGCACT of the Phalacrocorax aristotelis chromosome 14, bGulAri2.1, whole genome shotgun sequence genome contains:
- the DNAJB12 gene encoding dnaJ homolog subfamily B member 12, which produces MESNRDEAERCIGIALAAAKANQPDKARRFLEKAQRLYPSPRVRVLLESLNKNEQSANSQSQSKESTNPQFKKTSGEFPSANGEAGGEAPKGYTQDQVDAVKRVKQCKDYYEILGVNREASDEDLKKAYRKLALKFHPDKNHAPGATEAFKAIGNAYAVLSNPEKRKQYDQFGDEKLNPARHGHSHADFHRGFEADISPEDLFNMFFGGGFPSSNVHVYSNGRMRYTYHQRQDRRDHQGDGGLGLFVQLMPILILIIVSALSQMMVSNPPYSLSIRPSVGHIHKRVTEHLKVVYYVSENFADEYTGTNLKNVERSVEDDYIANLRNNCWKEKQQKEGLLYRARYFGDSDLYQRAQKMGTPSCSRLSDVQASLHG